A single Vulpes vulpes isolate BD-2025 chromosome 16, VulVul3, whole genome shotgun sequence DNA region contains:
- the CD28 gene encoding T-cell-specific surface glycoprotein CD28, with the protein MILRLLLALNFFPSIQVTENKILVKQLPRLVVYNNEVNLSCKYTYNLFSKEFRASLYKGVDSAVEVCVVNGNYSHQPQFYSSTGFDCDGKLGNETVTFYLRNLFVNQTDIYFCKIEVMYPPPYIGNEKSNGTIIHVKEKHLCPAELFPDSSKPFWALVVVGAVLVFYSLLVTVALCAYWIKSKSSRILQSDYMNMTPRRPGPTRRHYQPYAPARDFAAYRS; encoded by the exons aaaACAAGATTTTGGTGAAGCAGTTGCCCAGGCTTGTGGTATACAACAATGAGGTCAATCTGAGCTGCAAGTATACCTACAACCTCTTCTCAAAGGAGTTCCGGGCATCCCTTTATAAGGGAGTAGATAGTGCTGTGGAAGTCTGTGTTGTGAATGGAAACTACTCCCATCAGCCTCAGTTCTACTCAAGTACAGGATTCGACTGTGATGGAAAACTGGGCAATGAAACAGTGACATTCTACCTCCGGAATTTGTTCGTTAACCAAACGGATATTTACTTTTGCAAAATTGAGGTCATGTATCCACCTCCTTACATTGGCAATGAGAAGAGCAATGGGACCATTATCCATGTGAAAG aaaaacatcTTTGTCCAGCTGAGCTGTTTCCTGATTCTTCTAAGCCATTTTGGGCACTGGTGGTGGTTGGTGCAGTCCTAGTTTTCTATAGCTTGCTAGTAACAGTGGCTCTTTGTGCCTACTGG aTAAAGAGTAAGAGTAGCAGGATCCTTCAGAGTGACTACATGAACATGACCCCCCGGAGGCCCGGGCCCACCCGAAGGCACTACCAACCCTATGCCCCAGCCCGGGACTTCGCAGCCTACCGCTCCTGA